The Euwallacea fornicatus isolate EFF26 chromosome 14, ASM4011564v1, whole genome shotgun sequence nucleotide sequence TTCAGTGCACTGTACTTCACGCTCcagattttctttcatttttgcttttttatattttttatccaaTAGCTTTTGGTGATCTTCTTCAGTCAGAAACTCAAGTATCCCAAATTCATtcataaagaattttaaattactaccTGGCAAGTTGCCAATATTATCATCCCACTGTAGGAGTTTTGCTGCATCAATCTCAGAAGATGGTTCAATATTTAGAATTGTTTTTGGGTCAATCAATGGTGTCTcagaattttcttctttactatcttcaaaatttacctcagattttatgttaatattgTCTGGCAAAATGTCTGacttttcctcaaaatttaagTCCTCTTCTTTTATTTCTGGAATTTCTTCAGAAATAGCATTTTCCAGAGATAATGATGCCTTACAATCCTCATCAGGAAAACTAACTTCAATGTCATCAAAGTCTTTTCTGAAGTGAAATTGGGATTTTCTTCTACTTTTCTCTCGTTCTGGTTTCTTAAGTGCTTCATCCGGTATTGTGACAGTAACCTTTTCTTGAGCTCCTGTGCTCGGTTTAATTATGGTAATATCATTATCTCctacaatattttgaatgcCATTGTTATTAGTTGAGTCTACTTTCTTTGTGTCTGCAAACACACTGCtcacatttttcttcaatataGATACAGCATGTGAAAATTTTGGTGGCTGTCGGTTAACATTTGCATTGTTTTCTGTGGATGAATTGCTATCAGCAGAAGACACCACCAGTTTTGGTTCACTTTGGTTACTTAATGATTCATCGTCAGCAATGGACAATTCATAGCTTTTGGAactaatatcatttttttcagataCTAAACTTGATAAGTTATCTGATATTCTAAGctgtgatttttcacaaaagttttgaggTACCAAAGTGGTGAATGGTTCTAGAGGGGCAATTTTATTATCACCCATAATGGTGACAGGTGTAGccatatgagaaaaaattttcccatcggatatttgaaaattaatcattttctgCCCAGCTGTTGAAACTTGATTCTTTTGTGGTAAGGGTGGTACTGGAAATGGCAGCACTGTAAACTTAGCTGATTGTACACAATCTGTAGTAGCTGTGATTGGTGGCCTGCTTGTTTGAAGTCTGGGCATTGGACTTATTAGTTTACCTTTTGGGAGTTTCGGCAATGGACCAGTTAGTATGAACTTTTGAGGTTGTGTTGTAGCTGAGTCCGAGTGTAActtaattgcattttgattcTGTGGTACATAAGTAGATTTAAATTCTCTCACAGGCTCCAGATGTTGATCTGAACTCTCTGGCTGTACAGAAATCTGAATATCAGTTTGCTTAGATACAGGTTTTAACATTGTAACATAAGTTCCGACTTTGGAGCCTTGAGGCATTATAGTGATTGGCTGTTTGGGCAGCACTAAAGACCTGCCTCTTCCtgcaatgaaaatatttggagCAGAACTTCTGGAAATTGTAGTTACAGTTGTAGATCTACTGGTTATGAGAGTTGGTGGTGCAGatgaaataacaaaattccCACTCCTTGGTCGTTTGGTGGGATTAATGGCAAtaggtaatttattattattatttttgatgtaAACCAATGGCAGAACTTGCGACTTCAGGGACATAGAAGAACTTTTATCGCACTTGGatattgttatgtcatctaaACTATTTTCGATAATAATTTGAGTTGTTTGGTTTAGCTGTAAATTCGGACTTTCTCTGGGCGCCATGGAGCTGGAATATTCAGGAGATACGTTGGCTGACATATCTGCAACTAAACATAGAGTAGTAAATAGTAATATACAAACCCTGATTGCCAATTACTATTAGGAGGGCAGAATCATCATTTGTGGTTTTCGAgatcataataaatttttcatgagaagaaattttgatttatatgTCTGCGTAATGCAATTGATAAAGTTCTGAACTTGTTGCGTTAATATATTatctagaatatttttaaattaaaaaatattaaaaatatcgctCTGAAACCCAGTATGTAATGGCCATAGGCTGAACCTCTGTGAACTTTCGGAAATTTCGCGGCTCTCACTCTCAATGGAGAATTCAATTAATTGTGGTAATGTTGGGAAACACTAATTAAACTATACTCACCCTTTGAATGCTTAAAttcagtttatttaattaaaaaaactaatttttaatacacaaACAGTTTCATTCCAAGACGGACTCCTCTATCATAGAGAAATTTCTGTTTGCACGGAAGGACGAACCCCAAACAATCAACGTATGTTCTGTCCTTGTTTCATAAACCAATTCCGATAAAGAGAGAAAGGTTTCATATCACGTTGGGAACTAACATGCCGTAAAACGAAACATTGCTATTTTTATCAGCGCATAGTTAACGGAGGTTGGGAGGGAGCGGGGAAAGGTGCAGATCCGCTACAAATCTCCCGCCTTCAGAAAATCAAatcgaatattaattttaaaatgaaaatcgcaatttgattttttaatttgtcgcTCTAAAGAAAACGCATATCATAAAGCCAACTGCACCTGAagtaagaaaacaaaatgagTTCTACTTTCCGCAATGTGTCgttgacatttttcatttttcgttacagtaaaatatgaatttgtaAGATACTGCAAAGCATAAATTAGGgaattagtttaaaaattcatttgaaatatgctgcaaacttttttgtatttaaaggCCATTTCGTGATGATTGTAAgacattttgtaaattttcctgtcaattaataaaaaacaaaggaaCGTGTGAATGTGACGGAAGTGCACTGCGCCCTCTTTGTGATTGCCCGTGGCGACGTTGTGTCCTTCATtagtgaaatttgaaaattcatgtaTTCACTCTGTTTGTATCATAGACGTAGAGAGGGACAATCGTGAAAGAACTTTCACTAGTGGAAATCGGCAACATCGaacccaaaaaaagaaaacagaaaaacTGTAAACAGCTGGTTTATGTTATACATTTTAATGGCGTCTTggtgtttttggatttttctctTGTAGTTTTAAAGCTTAATTTAACGAGATTTctgtgttaaattaatttcttcgtCACTTTATCTCCAAATTTTGAGTCTACAGTTGTAATATTGCAGATCtctatttacttataaaaaataagtcgCATATTCAGTAGATTTGAATCCTTGCCTAAGTATATTCTGGGCCATAGAGTAATGTTGTCGTTGTGATTGGCCAGTAGGtaagataaatttatttttacttttccgCTACAGCGTTGCACTTGTAAACAAAGTGATCatttattaatagtttttaataattaatctaaCTCCAGATACTAGTTAACACTGAATAATGGGAGGCGCAGTAAGTTCAGGGAGTAACAATGATGAATTGATTGATAATCTCCTAGAAGCAGATTACATTAAAAGCTCACAAACTGAGAGAATATTTCGAGCAGTAGACAGAGCTGAATACTTTCTACCAGAAGCCAGAGGAACTGCTTACAAAGATCTAGCATGGAAGAGTGGCAATTTGCATATTTCGGCCCCTTGTATCTACTCAGAAGTTATGGAGGGGCTTAACTTAACTTCAGGAATATCATTTCTAAATCTTGGTTCAGGAACTGGGTACTTCAGCACAATGGTGGGCTTAATTTTGGGATCAAATGGTATTAATCATGGGATAGAATTACATGAAGATGTTATTGAGTATGCTAACAAAAAGCTGGAGGATTTCAAGAAATATTCGGGGGCAGTAgatgaatttgatttttgtgaaCCTAAGTTTATTCAAGGTAAAGTTGAACTATTCATCGAATTTAACTGATATACTTCTGTTAGTgctttttgataaatttatgtCTTACTGGCAAGACAGTAAGGGatagataaaaattaattctacaTTCATAGGTTTgattttgcaatgaaaatttatggtataattgtttcatatttaactttgttaattttgaaacacagggcgcttctaaaacattttttctttggttATGATTCCTTGTCTCAATTATAGAATGTACAATAAAAGTTGAAATATCAATGTTTTAACTACATTGAGTTAGAACTCAGTAGTTCATCTTGTATATCATGTTAAACTAAGTACACTGTATGGAGTGAGTCATGTCTCTATGGTAGAGACTTCAGAGATTGATAGggaatcaaaaaataatattagtgAGCATAACTTATTGTTTGTATTAAGAAtactcaaacattcagttagTCAGAGAATAgtattttcaggaaattgcTTATGTCTGAGCACTGAATGTTCCAACCTGTATGATCGAATTTATTGTGGTGCTGCCTGTCCAGAAGAGTATGAATcttacatgaaaaatttattgaagattGGAGGCATATTGGTTATGCCAATAAATGACCAACTTCTGCAAatcaaaaggtattttttaaatattatatggtgtgttttgtttctattaacaggatatctaattttttatgtttctgtAAGGCACCTTATTAATGTAATAGATACTTACCACTTTTAATGAAGTTGGGTTTGATAACTTAagctaataaaatattgaaaatgagcCAGGGTCTCAGCCAAATTCTTATGTTCCATTAAAACTACCTTGATGCTAAAGTTAATAAAACTTCAGTAATTAGTCTTTAAGGTAGAAATTGTTTTGTAGAATATCTGAAAGTCAATGGAGATTAAGATCTTTGTTGCCAGTTTCCTTTGCCTCTTTAATAATACCTCCGGAGGGATGGCAAGACTTCATTAAGCCAAGTAAGTGTAACACACCAACTAGATATGCAACCAATTAAACCatgtcaatattttacagtcgATATTGAACCCTTGTCCCTGCAGGTCTTGTGTCGCTCTGTAGTTCGTAATATTCTCAGACACAATATTGAAAAAGAACATCCACCTGCAAAAAAGAGTGTGTCTAAATCTCAAATCCGGAAAAAGAGGGCGTTAAGGCGGATGGTGGTACCTCTTTTTGATGAAGCAATTGTGGAGAGTTCTGATGATGAAAATCGCGTAGGGAGAGTAGGTATGAGGATagtattgttttaattaaatttttcacaaatttagtTTAGCTAATCacattggaatattttttttcttcaattgtgTCTGTTGTGGTctattaatgattttatatCAGTCACTTTAATCAGTAAATGTTGACTATTGTTGGTTTTCAGGCGGAGAAAGAAGACATACGGGGAGAGCTTTATTTAGAAGTGGGGAAAGTGATGGAATCTTCCGGTTTTTTATGGGTATGGGAATGAACCGCGGCGAATCAGgtaatttcaatatattatttttgtttaatcatTTGGATAATTCCAATAGATGTTTTTGTGGTTATAAGTAATATCGGCTTTTCAAGGGGATACAAGTAGAGGCGAGGATAGTGACAATAACAGAAATAGATTGTGCTCTGCTTCTGCAATGGAGGTTGATGATCACAGAAATTCTAATAGTCGGTGAGCTCTAAGTTTATCATTTACTTCTGTTTATTATA carries:
- the LOC136343255 gene encoding uncharacterized protein isoform X1: MGGAVSSGSNNDELIDNLLEADYIKSSQTERIFRAVDRAEYFLPEARGTAYKDLAWKSGNLHISAPCIYSEVMEGLNLTSGISFLNLGSGTGYFSTMVGLILGSNGINHGIELHEDVIEYANKKLEDFKKYSGAVDEFDFCEPKFIQVFSGNCLCLSTECSNLYDRIYCGAACPEEYESYMKNLLKIGGILVMPINDQLLQIKRISESQWRLRSLLPVSFASLIIPPEGWQDFIKPIDIEPLSLQVLCRSVVRNILRHNIEKEHPPAKKSVSKSQIRKKRALRRMVVPLFDEAIVESSDDENRVGRVGGERRHTGRALFRSGESDGIFRFFMGMGMNRGESVISAFQGDTSRGEDSDNNRNRLCSASAMEVDDHRNSNSRESNEPSCHEVRAVIEHNSENDDLQGNSDIEANDIDDLINARLAQVRDIEETVVDYLNDAITQELEGRHLEEARVEEDSSAPPGENDLEWSSRIGDKVEGGVITTAAHQRDFEPQDPQPGTSCSPRRRRVQQREKFDSGLGDEIVEVQSSSDDENMKLETISSCDEDYSSEKRYKRGTHTNANMPKCRRIEQHHLMESSSSSNSDFEEQLKVATDDLRVFQSPYTEYMRASIQQLPLPLILKWYLNYYRDIKKPSEE
- the LOC136343255 gene encoding protein-L-isoaspartate O-methyltransferase domain-containing protein 2-like isoform X5, whose translation is MGGAVSSGSNNDELIDNLLEADYIKSSQTERIFRAVDRAEYFLPEARGTAYKDLAWKSGNLHISAPCIYSEVMEGLNLTSGISFLNLGSGTGYFSTMVGLILGSNGINHGIELHEDVIEYANKKLEDFKKYSGAVDEFDFCEPKFIQGNCLCLSTECSNLYDRIYCGAACPEEYESYMKNLLKIGGILVMPINDQLLQIKRISESQWRLRSLLPVSFASLIIPPEGWQDFIKPIDIEPLSLQVLCRSVVRNILRHNIEKEHPPAKKSVSKSQIRKKRALRRMVVPLFDEAIVESSDDENRVGRVGGERRHTGRALFRSGESDGIFRFFMGMGMNRGESVISAFQGDTSRGEDSDNNRNRLCSASAMEVDDHRNSNSRESNEPSCHEVRAVIEHNSENDDLQGNSDIEANDIDDLINARLAQVRDIEETVVDYLNDAITQELEGRHLEEARVEEDSSAPPGENDLEWSSRIGDKVEGGVITTAAHQRDFEPQDPQPGTSCSPRRRRVQQREKFDSGLGDEIVEVQSSSDDENMKLETISSCDEDYSSEKRYKRESSSSSNSDFEEQLKVATDDLRVFQSPYTEYMRASIQQLPLPLILKWYLNYYRDIKKPSEE
- the LOC136343255 gene encoding protein-L-isoaspartate O-methyltransferase domain-containing protein 2-like isoform X4 produces the protein MGGAVSSGSNNDELIDNLLEADYIKSSQTERIFRAVDRAEYFLPEARGTAYKDLAWKSGNLHISAPCIYSEVMEGLNLTSGISFLNLGSGTGYFSTMVGLILGSNGINHGIELHEDVIEYANKKLEDFKKYSGAVDEFDFCEPKFIQVFSGNCLCLSTECSNLYDRIYCGAACPEEYESYMKNLLKIGGILVMPINDQLLQIKRISESQWRLRSLLPVSFASLIIPPEGWQDFIKPIDIEPLSLQVLCRSVVRNILRHNIEKEHPPAKKSVSKSQIRKKRALRRMVVPLFDEAIVESSDDENRVGRVGGERRHTGRALFRSGESDGIFRFFMGMGMNRGESVISAFQGDTSRGEDSDNNRNRLCSASAMEVDDHRNSNSRESNEPSCHEVRAVIEHNSENDDLQGNSDIEANDIDDLINARLAQVRDIEETVVDYLNDAITQELEGRHLEEARVEEDSSAPPGENDLEWSSRIGDKVEGGVITTAAHQRDFEPQDPQPGTSCSPRRRRVQQREKFDSGLGDEIVEVQSSSDDENMKLETISSCDEDYSSEKRYKRESSSSSNSDFEEQLKVATDDLRVFQSPYTEYMRASIQQLPLPLILKWYLNYYRDIKKPSEE
- the LOC136343255 gene encoding uncharacterized protein isoform X2, whose product is MGGAVSSGSNNDELIDNLLEADYIKSSQTERIFRAVDRAEYFLPEARGTAYKDLAWKSGNLHISAPCIYSEVMEGLNLTSGISFLNLGSGTGYFSTMVGLILGSNGINHGIELHEDVIEYANKKLEDFKKYSGAVDEFDFCEPKFIQGNCLCLSTECSNLYDRIYCGAACPEEYESYMKNLLKIGGILVMPINDQLLQIKRISESQWRLRSLLPVSFASLIIPPEGWQDFIKPIDIEPLSLQVLCRSVVRNILRHNIEKEHPPAKKSVSKSQIRKKRALRRMVVPLFDEAIVESSDDENRVGRVGGERRHTGRALFRSGESDGIFRFFMGMGMNRGESVISAFQGDTSRGEDSDNNRNRLCSASAMEVDDHRNSNSRESNEPSCHEVRAVIEHNSENDDLQGNSDIEANDIDDLINARLAQVRDIEETVVDYLNDAITQELEGRHLEEARVEEDSSAPPGENDLEWSSRIGDKVEGGVITTAAHQRDFEPQDPQPGTSCSPRRRRVQQREKFDSGLGDEIVEVQSSSDDENMKLETISSCDEDYSSEKRYKRGTHTNANMPKCRRIEQHHLMESSSSSNSDFEEQLKVATDDLRVFQSPYTEYMRASIQQLPLPLILKWYLNYYRDIKKPSEE
- the LOC136343255 gene encoding uncharacterized protein isoform X3, with product MGGAVSSGSNNDELIDNLLEADYIKSSQTERIFRAVDRAEYFLPEARGTAYKDLAWKSGNLHISAPCIYSEVMEGLNLTSGISFLNLGSGTGYFSTMVGLILGSNGINHGIELHEDVIEYANKKLEDFKKYSGAVDEFDFCEPKFIQVFSGNCLCLSTECSNLYDRIYCGAACPEEYESYMKNLLKIGGILVMPINDQLLQIKRISESQWRLRSLLPVSFASLIIPPEGWQDFIKPIDIEPLSLQVLCRSVVRNILRHNIEKEHPPAKKSVSKSQIRKKRALRRMVVPLFDEAIVESSDDENRVGRVGGERRHTGRALFRSGESDGIFRFFMGMGMNRGESGDTSRGEDSDNNRNRLCSASAMEVDDHRNSNSRESNEPSCHEVRAVIEHNSENDDLQGNSDIEANDIDDLINARLAQVRDIEETVVDYLNDAITQELEGRHLEEARVEEDSSAPPGENDLEWSSRIGDKVEGGVITTAAHQRDFEPQDPQPGTSCSPRRRRVQQREKFDSGLGDEIVEVQSSSDDENMKLETISSCDEDYSSEKRYKRGTHTNANMPKCRRIEQHHLMESSSSSNSDFEEQLKVATDDLRVFQSPYTEYMRASIQQLPLPLILKWYLNYYRDIKKPSEE